One part of the Raphanus sativus cultivar WK10039 chromosome 7, ASM80110v3, whole genome shotgun sequence genome encodes these proteins:
- the LOC108818312 gene encoding uncharacterized protein LOC108818312 isoform X2, giving the protein MLDMGAEVSYQKFQPEGNHFHPLHFFSGPASFSNLGNVSCASYGVNVAGIIRAPRGDGKESIVLVTPYDFINGGDYEALSLGIASSLFSLLARVTWLSKDIVWLVSDSRYGDYRPVAAWLSEYHTPSFEVLDLSKCEDELNVSDGFRRAGTVAAALVVKVDGRSERFEDTLSIYAEASNGQMPNLDLINVVNYLAVHRQGFYVKVEKVVSLLSSSWLKTVGETFEAVGKVARTLNPDWKFGIPAADYLEGSATLASSLYSQALGIPTGPHGAFRDYQVDAITLKVSPRFPPDNKGRQHEFFMRGAQLLEGTIRSVNNLLEKFHQSFFLYLLTSPGKFISVGVYMIAFALLVAPLPMVAASLYIDGCNTKTLTNSAENLKSWKWLDAAKQVFALHLLGFIVTLLPYFICQVPGEQSPTNRSIIWATSSSSLLLITFVTIPGCSPFSSRLHGTNWAVLKSVTISAAFIGLCLMSIINFATAEIGALLLVPMCLMVRPIKPDLRSRRVKSLLRALCSIALVTIGFPVMFFAISKGLLGERLVELSLGGEFWTWLESLWAWKSATYLYIGMVHLPCWLLCLCILFHTS; this is encoded by the exons ATGTTAGATATGGGTGCTGAAGTTTCTTATCAAAAGTTCCAGCCTGAAGGGAATCACTTTCACCCCCTGCACTTCTTCTCCGGTCCTGCTTCATTTTCAAATCTAGGGAATGTCAGTTGTGCTTCTTATGGGGTCAATGTCGCTGGGATTATAAGAGCACCTCGTGGTGATGGGAAAGAGTCTATCGTCCTGGTTACTCCTTATGATTTCATAAATGGTGGAGATTATGAGGCTTTGTCTTTAGGCATTGCCAGTTCTTTATTTTCCTTGCTCGCTAGAGTAACCTGGCTTTCCAAAGACATAGTATGGCTTGTTTCTGATTCTCGTTACGGAGACTATAGACCTGTGGCCGCGTGGTTAAGTGAATACCACACACCTTCGTTTGAAGTCTTGGACTTGTCCAAGTGTGAAGACGAGCTTAATGTATCTGACGGCTTCAGACGAGCTGGAACAGTGGCTGCTGCTTTGGTTGTGAAGGTTGATGGTAGAAGTGAAAGGTTCGAGGACACACTGAGTATCTACGCAGAGGCGTCTAATGGGCAGATGCCAAACCTCGACCTCATCAATGTTGTAAATTACTTAGCGGTGCACAGGCAGGGTTTTTATGTTAAGGTGGAGAAGGTTGTATCTTTGCTTTCCTCTAGTTGGCTAAAGACGGTTGGGGAAACTTTTGAAGCTGTTGGAAAAGTGGCTCGTACGTTAAATCCTGACTGGAAATTTGGTATCCCAGCCGCAGACTATCTTGAAGGCAGTGCTACACTTGCAAGTTCACTCTATTCCCAG GCCCTCGGTATCCCAACTGGTCCTCATGGAGCTTTCCGTGATTATCAAGTTGATGCTATTACTTTGAAAGTTTCACCTAGATTTCCTCCTGACAATAAGGGAAGGCAACACGAGTTCTTTATGCGAGGTGCCCA GTTACTTGAAGGAACTATAAGATCAGTGAACAACCTCCTTGAGAAGTTCCATCAATCATTTTTCCTTTACCTGTTAACTTCCCCAGGCAAATTTATCTCTGTAGGAGTCTACATGATCGCCTTTGCTCTTCTTGTAGCCCCTCTTCCGATGGTTGCAGCTTCTTTATACATTGATGGCTGTAACACTAAAACTCTTACTAACTCTGCCGAAAATCTGAAGTCGTGGAAATGGTTAGACGCAGCCAAACAGGTCTTTGCTTTGCACTTGCTGGGTTTCATCGTCACACTGCTTCCGTATTTCATCTGTCAAGTACCGGGTGAACAATCTCCAACAAACCGGTCCATCATATGGGCTACCTCATCTTCTTCGCTTCTACTTATAACCTTTGTCACCATCCCTGGTTGCTCTCCATTCTCATCCCGCCTCCACGGAACCAACTGGGCTGTCTTGAAATCGGTGACCATCTCAGCTGCCTTCATCGGTCTATGCCTCATGTCCATAATCAATTTCGCCACCGCAGAGATTGGAGCGTTGCTACTAGTGCCAATGTGTCTAATGGTTCGTCCAATAAAACCAGATTTGAGATCCAGAAGGGTGAAGAGCCTGTTGCGTGCGTTGTGCAGCATTGCATTGGTTACCATCGGGTTCCCGGTCATGTTTTTCGCGATATCTAAGGGATTGCTAGGAGAAAGGCTAGTGGAGTTGAGCCTTGGAGGGGAGTTCTGGACGTGGTTAGAGTCGCTGTGGGCATGGAAGAGTGCTACGTATCTATACATAGGTATGGTTCATCTTCCTTGCTGGCTCCTTTGCCTCTGCATTTTGTTTCATACTTCTTAA
- the LOC108818312 gene encoding uncharacterized protein LOC108818312 isoform X1 — MATDQPRKEEVKTDDGSPKLKPRPIVQLGIFLISHSPVFSVVFSAAGVMALLLLPLLAKNTYISENALMPGSARSMLSHRDVADGSKLVKDITNFRLNHDEGQGVEVQRLIGKYMLDMGAEVSYQKFQPEGNHFHPLHFFSGPASFSNLGNVSCASYGVNVAGIIRAPRGDGKESIVLVTPYDFINGGDYEALSLGIASSLFSLLARVTWLSKDIVWLVSDSRYGDYRPVAAWLSEYHTPSFEVLDLSKCEDELNVSDGFRRAGTVAAALVVKVDGRSERFEDTLSIYAEASNGQMPNLDLINVVNYLAVHRQGFYVKVEKVVSLLSSSWLKTVGETFEAVGKVARTLNPDWKFGIPAADYLEGSATLASSLYSQALGIPTGPHGAFRDYQVDAITLKVSPRFPPDNKGRQHEFFMRGAQLLEGTIRSVNNLLEKFHQSFFLYLLTSPGKFISVGVYMIAFALLVAPLPMVAASLYIDGCNTKTLTNSAENLKSWKWLDAAKQVFALHLLGFIVTLLPYFICQVPGEQSPTNRSIIWATSSSSLLLITFVTIPGCSPFSSRLHGTNWAVLKSVTISAAFIGLCLMSIINFATAEIGALLLVPMCLMVRPIKPDLRSRRVKSLLRALCSIALVTIGFPVMFFAISKGLLGERLVELSLGGEFWTWLESLWAWKSATYLYIGMVHLPCWLLCLCILFHTS; from the exons ATGGCGACGGATCAACCGAGAAAGGAGGAGGTGAAGACCGATGATGGATCTCCTAAGCTCAAACCGAGACCGATTGTCCAGCTGGGAATTTTTCTCATCTCTCACAGTCCCGTGTTCAG TGTGGTTTTCTCTGCTGCTGGGGTTATGGCGTTGCTGCTTTTACCACTGCTTGCGAAGAACACTTACATCTCCGAGAACGCTCTAATGCCAG GCTCTGCACGGTCTATGCTCTCTCATCGGGATGTTGCCGATGGAAGCAAACTGGTGAAGGACATTACCAACTTTAGATTGAATCATGATGAAGGCCAGGGTGT tgaAGTCCAGAGGCTCATTGGGAAATACATGTTAGATATGGGTGCTGAAGTTTCTTATCAAAAGTTCCAGCCTGAAGGGAATCACTTTCACCCCCTGCACTTCTTCTCCGGTCCTGCTTCATTTTCAAATCTAGGGAATGTCAGTTGTGCTTCTTATGGGGTCAATGTCGCTGGGATTATAAGAGCACCTCGTGGTGATGGGAAAGAGTCTATCGTCCTGGTTACTCCTTATGATTTCATAAATGGTGGAGATTATGAGGCTTTGTCTTTAGGCATTGCCAGTTCTTTATTTTCCTTGCTCGCTAGAGTAACCTGGCTTTCCAAAGACATAGTATGGCTTGTTTCTGATTCTCGTTACGGAGACTATAGACCTGTGGCCGCGTGGTTAAGTGAATACCACACACCTTCGTTTGAAGTCTTGGACTTGTCCAAGTGTGAAGACGAGCTTAATGTATCTGACGGCTTCAGACGAGCTGGAACAGTGGCTGCTGCTTTGGTTGTGAAGGTTGATGGTAGAAGTGAAAGGTTCGAGGACACACTGAGTATCTACGCAGAGGCGTCTAATGGGCAGATGCCAAACCTCGACCTCATCAATGTTGTAAATTACTTAGCGGTGCACAGGCAGGGTTTTTATGTTAAGGTGGAGAAGGTTGTATCTTTGCTTTCCTCTAGTTGGCTAAAGACGGTTGGGGAAACTTTTGAAGCTGTTGGAAAAGTGGCTCGTACGTTAAATCCTGACTGGAAATTTGGTATCCCAGCCGCAGACTATCTTGAAGGCAGTGCTACACTTGCAAGTTCACTCTATTCCCAG GCCCTCGGTATCCCAACTGGTCCTCATGGAGCTTTCCGTGATTATCAAGTTGATGCTATTACTTTGAAAGTTTCACCTAGATTTCCTCCTGACAATAAGGGAAGGCAACACGAGTTCTTTATGCGAGGTGCCCA GTTACTTGAAGGAACTATAAGATCAGTGAACAACCTCCTTGAGAAGTTCCATCAATCATTTTTCCTTTACCTGTTAACTTCCCCAGGCAAATTTATCTCTGTAGGAGTCTACATGATCGCCTTTGCTCTTCTTGTAGCCCCTCTTCCGATGGTTGCAGCTTCTTTATACATTGATGGCTGTAACACTAAAACTCTTACTAACTCTGCCGAAAATCTGAAGTCGTGGAAATGGTTAGACGCAGCCAAACAGGTCTTTGCTTTGCACTTGCTGGGTTTCATCGTCACACTGCTTCCGTATTTCATCTGTCAAGTACCGGGTGAACAATCTCCAACAAACCGGTCCATCATATGGGCTACCTCATCTTCTTCGCTTCTACTTATAACCTTTGTCACCATCCCTGGTTGCTCTCCATTCTCATCCCGCCTCCACGGAACCAACTGGGCTGTCTTGAAATCGGTGACCATCTCAGCTGCCTTCATCGGTCTATGCCTCATGTCCATAATCAATTTCGCCACCGCAGAGATTGGAGCGTTGCTACTAGTGCCAATGTGTCTAATGGTTCGTCCAATAAAACCAGATTTGAGATCCAGAAGGGTGAAGAGCCTGTTGCGTGCGTTGTGCAGCATTGCATTGGTTACCATCGGGTTCCCGGTCATGTTTTTCGCGATATCTAAGGGATTGCTAGGAGAAAGGCTAGTGGAGTTGAGCCTTGGAGGGGAGTTCTGGACGTGGTTAGAGTCGCTGTGGGCATGGAAGAGTGCTACGTATCTATACATAGGTATGGTTCATCTTCCTTGCTGGCTCCTTTGCCTCTGCATTTTGTTTCATACTTCTTAA
- the LOC108833400 gene encoding probable aspartic proteinase GIP2, whose amino-acid sequence MASCLNLFVFSFLSVLLISNSQISDSFNGVVFPVTRDVHTGQYIAQILLGDSSEPVKLVVDLSGPLLWFDCSSGSRNLISGSSSGCFKAKVGNDLVSRGGDHNAADCQLLVRNGAVGIAARGELARDVLSFGSVSSPGTVGSILFACAPPSLLRGLASGARGVMGLGRAQISLPSQLAAETNERRRLTLYLSQQSNGVVSTSSVEDVFGVAASRSLVYTPLSTGSSGNNYVINVKSMRVNGKKLSVEGPFSAELSTLVPYTMLESSIYAVFAEAYTKAAVNAKLVATVAPFSLCFTSWSEVDFPEVDLSLQSEMVRWRIQGRNLMVDVGGGVRCLGIVDGGLNPVSPIIMGGLQLEGFLLDFDLGNSMLGFGQRTLSTSDSLQPEAL is encoded by the coding sequence ATGGCTTCTTGTCTGAATCTCTTcgtcttctccttcctctccGTTCTACTCATTTCAAATTCACAGATATCTGATTCATTTAACGGCGTCGTTTTCCCTGTTACTCGCGACGTACATACCGGTCAATACATCGCACAGATTCTTCTCGGCGACTCCTCGGAGCCCGTCAAGCTCGTCGTGGATCTCTCTGGTCCGCTTCTATGGTTCGATTGTTCCTCTGGCTCTCGGAATCTCATCTCCGGCAGCTCTAGCGGCTGCTTCAAGGCAAAGGTCGGAAACGACTTGGTATCGCGAGGAGGAGACCACAACGCCGCGGATTGCCAATTGCTTGTGAGAAACGGCGCCGTTGGTATCGCGGCGAGAGGAGAGCTCGCAAGAGACGTCTTGTCGTTTGGATCTGTTTCTTCTCCGGGAACCGTTGGTAGTATCCTCTTCGCGTGTGCTCCTCCGTCGCTTCTGCGTGGGCTCGCTAGTGGAGCCCGAGGAGTCATGGGCCTAGGAAGGGCCCAGATCTCTCTTCCCTCCCAACTCGCCGCGGAAACGAACGAGCGACGCCGTTTGACGCTTTACCTATCGCAGCAGTCGAACGGCGTCGTGTCGACGAGTTCGGTTGAAGATGTTTTCGGAGTTGCCGCGTCGAGATCGCTGGTCTACACTCCTCTGTCAACCGGCTCGAGTGGCAACAATTACGTGATTAACGTGAAATCGATGAGAGTCAACGGGAAGAAGCTCTCCGTGGAGGGTCCGTTTTCGGCGGAACTAAGCACGTTGGTCCCTTACACGATGCTGGAGAGCTCCATCTACGCGGTGTTTGCTGAAGCTTACACTAAAGCTGCGGTTAACGCTAAGTTGGTAGCTACCGTAGCACCGTTCAGTCTCTGCTTCACGTCTTGGAGTGAGGTGGACTTTCCGGAGGTGGATCTTTCGTTGCAGAGCGAGATGGTGAGGTGGAGGATTCAAGGGAGGAATCTAATGGTGGATGTTGGTGGTGGAGTCCGATGCTTGGGGATCGTCGACGGCGGGTTGAACCCGGTCAGCCCGATTATAATGGGTGGGCTTCAGTTAGAAGGCTTTTTGTTGGACTTCGATTTGGGTAACTCGATGCTGGGGTTCGGACAAAGGACACTCTCTACTTCAGATTCCTTGCAACCAGAAGCTTTGTAG
- the LOC108816449 gene encoding gamma conglutin 1-like, whose protein sequence is MGGFTRVIFFISMFAATTLISEAQYLLPIIKHKPSNQYYTVFGIGSASKSHVTLVLDLETNLTWLNCRNLKSLSSLRLVTCRSSTCKSVPGNGCDGKFCLYRQPNPLGKPVNGRVVQDKATLSTTDGGTRPLSEVSLPRFTFSCATQGLSLPVAGVLGLSPAGNSPFWRQVTAAFNVIPKFALCLPSSVFGIGHFYIGGVNSYNIPPFNGSNRMPMTMTPLKNIDSGKYLISVTSIYVDGVPLRLNPSLLEGGAKISTVVPYTVLQTDIYKALASAFTLKATKIGMYEVPAMQEYLGTTIFDTCFDEAGSTWNKEEFMNVPVIEIGLPGRSGEVKWRFHGANTVVRVMETVICLAFIDGGEKPHEPMVIGTHQLQDYMIQFDSSTSRMAFSQSLLLHNTSCLTM, encoded by the exons ATGGGTGGCTTTACGCGCGTCATCTTCTTTATCTCCATGTTTGCCGCCACAACTCTGATATCAGAAGCCCAGTACCTTCTTCCGATCATCAAACACAAACCCTCCAATCAATACTACACCGTTTTCGGCATCGGATCCGCCTCGAAGTCTCACGTTACCCTCGTCCTCGATCTCGAAACAAACCTAACGTGGCTCAACTGCCGCAACCTCAAATCTTTGTCATCACTCCGCCTAGTCACTTGCCGGAGCTCCACCTGCAAGTCCGTCCCCGGCAACGGCTGCGACGGTAAATTTTGTCTTTACCGTCAACCAAATCCTCTCGGCAAACCCGTCAACGGCCGCGTCGTTCAAGACAAAGCCACCTTGTCCACAACAGACGGCGGAACTAGACCACTCTCCGAAGTCTCTCTCCCCCGCTTCACATTCTCCTGCGCCACCCAAGGCCTTTCCCTTCCTGTCGCAGGTGTTCTTGGTCTTTCTCCGGCGGGAAACTCTCCGTTCTGGAGACAGGTGACGGCGGCGTTTAACGTCATCCCCAAGTTCGCTCTCTGCTTGCCTTCTTCCGTCTTCGGCATCGGTCACTTCTATATCGGCGGCGTTAACAGCTATAATATCCCCCCGTTCAATGGTAGCAATCGCATGCCGATGACTATGACGCCGTTGAAAAATATTGACTCGGGAAAATATCTAATCTCCGTTACGTCGATCTACGTCGACGGAGTACCTTTGCGGTTGAACCCAAGTTTGCTTGAAGGCGGAGCAAAGATCAGCACGGTGGTTCCTTACACCGTACTACAAACCGATATCTACAAGGCTCTTGCTAGTGCATTTACACTTAAAGCAACg AAAATAGGAATGTACGAGGTCCCAGCAATGCAGGAGTACCTAGGAACTACGATATTTGATACCTGCTTCGACGAAGCCGGTTCCACATGGAACAAAGAGGAGTTCATGAACGTGCCGGTGATAGAGATTGGGCTGCCAGGGAGATCAGGGGAGGTGAAGTGGAGGTTTCACGGTGCGAATACGGTGGTGAGAGTAATGGAGACGGTTATTTGTTTGGCGTTTATCGACGGAGGAGAGAAACCTCATGAGCCGATGGTCATTGGGACACATCAGCTTCAAGACTATATGATCCAATTCGATTCTAGCACCAGTCGTATGGCTTTTAGTCAGTCACTCCTGCTCCATAACACTAGCTGCTTGACCATGTGA